The window ATTTTAATTCCTCAAGAATGCGCCTCTGGTGATCGGTATGCCAACCAACAAGCTTAGAGATGCTTCCTTCTTCTATTGCCAAGATCTCAGGAGAGAGCCTATCTGCGCCCTTGCTCAAGTTGTAAACCAGACAGTCGTCTCGGGCTGCCAAGGCCATGAGCTTTGAACTTCCAATGGTCACGTAAATCCCGATGAAATCGTCGTGTATTCTCATCGTCGCTGGAGATCTAAGCCATTCGTTTAAAACAGAAGCTCGGTTAGTGTACGTGACATGGAGACTCTGATTGCCGTCGATGGAGACTTGGTACATCGTCTTGTCTTGCATGTCTTCTGTTCTGTTGATTTGCGGAAAGGTTGAAGAAAgcacctatatatatatatatatatatatggaaaacaaaattttttcaaaaagtttaagAGATAGAGAAAAAGCGAGATATATATAAATCCAAAACTAAAAGTAGCACAAAATAGTAATTAACGTGAAAGATGAACCCACCCGAGGAAGTGATTCATTAAGAGGAGGAGCATAACGACACGTCTCACCCATCATTAGGCAGATACTAGCCTCCATTACAGTTTCACTGATCTGTTGCATTCTGGCCGAAGGACTGGTATCCGTCCAATCAGCGCTCGGCTCATGGACCGGAGCCCCATAAACCATAACGCTAAAGAACCCAAGTCCCTCATTGGGTTGAGGAGGGGGAATAGCTCGGATGTCCGTCAGTCTTCCAAGAGAGAGTCTTCGATTCCTCCACCTTAGCTGCTCGTTATAACCGTCCGTACGCCAACCGTAGCAGGTGCAGACATCCCTGAGGAACAACATCGAGTCTCGAGACAGGCCATAACTGAACCGTTGTTGAAAGACGATACATCGTTGCCTTGTGCAGACGGTAAGAAAACTATAACCGTAACGGTCTTGTCCGTGTACAGCAACACCAACAGGGAAAAACCTGTCGCACTCCTCTACTTTATACTGAGCTATCCATTCTTCAAAAACACCAGGCTCTCCCGTGACGGTGACACGGTACGAGATCGTCGGCGTAATGCTGACTTGGTACACCTTCGAATTTCTAGGCACGCCATCGACCACAACATCGATCGTAGGAACGAGAAAAGCAGCCATGGCTCAAGAAATTTAAAGTTATGTGGAAAGAGGATAGTGAAACAAATATGGGAGTGAAGAAAATATGAGAGCCAAGGGTTCTTTATATAGCGGAAAAAGTACCTAACAGCACCAACAAATGGTCAAATTAGATATTGTTGTTATATCCACCTA of the Brassica rapa cultivar Chiifu-401-42 chromosome A03, CAAS_Brap_v3.01, whole genome shotgun sequence genome contains:
- the LOC103862520 gene encoding uncharacterized protein LOC103862520; amino-acid sequence: MAAFLVPTIDVVVDGVPRNSKVYQVSITPTISYRVTVTGEPGVFEEWIAQYKVEECDRFFPVGVAVHGQDRYGYSFLTVCTRQRCIVFQQRFSYGLSRDSMLFLRDVCTCYGWRTDGYNEQLRWRNRRLSLGRLTDIRAIPPPQPNEGLGFFSVMVYGAPVHEPSADWTDTSPSARMQQISETVMEASICLMMGETCRYAPPLNESLPRVLSSTFPQINRTEDMQDKTMYQVSIDGNQSLHVTYTNRASVLNEWLRSPATMRIHDDFIGIYVTIGSSKLMALAARDDCLVYNLSKGADRLSPEILAIEEGSISKLVGWHTDHQRRILEELKLPLSDGRILDVEDDGFPVTHTYEDLSMLYLGYEMNLVRSCSSPNEKDIMALAVQAFVFLKRAMDLHASVGDN